The Danio rerio strain Tuebingen ecotype United States chromosome 10, GRCz12tu, whole genome shotgun sequence genome contains a region encoding:
- the crtam gene encoding cytotoxic and regulatory T-cell molecule, which translates to MEIKQAFVIHFLMLIAAGLRECLATKFIAVVEGDTLVLKCPRRNLSDNVHMEWRKEGHVMFFNTHKGLKDPRINLFTSNSFEFTVVVSNVTFKDEGLYRCFVYEDQVSTKRFKVKVLGSPKIDMTEHEGKAVIKCTTAANGHPPKLSWQIGGVEVEAVPNTWLEERSNRTFAVSILTIKTHIREATVKCLAKHRELQNKVMNFIIIQNHSIISSTTSIYSTRDDLKTETMITATSPPVISSTTPVELSSISESTGVFATEDTTSKSIQVEEHSTEFDISLTTHDITSSESNSTDGFLTNNSTNIQDDGDKDRQYNQKKSSPLLILLVTTLIICLLIVVIFFLIRLRKTHIAWKKENEESDQSVESSKSKASHEEKQAHDRRRPGFWNSNFTVYKVEEPPQNTTVSVATIDVINEAQDNSKTACNQQDKACVKETEL; encoded by the exons ATGGAGATCAAACAAGCCTTTGTTATTCACTTTCTCATGTTGATCGCAGCAG GTTTAAGAGAATGTTTGGCGACAAAGTTCATTGCAGTAGTAGAAGGAGACACTCTGGTATTGAAATGCCCTCGAAGAAACCTCAGTGATAACGTGCATATGGAGTGGAGAAAAGAAGGCCATGTTATGTTCTTTAACACGCACAAAG GTCTAAAGGATCCAAGGATCAACCTTTTTACTTCGAACAGCTTTGAATTTACCGTAGTAGTGTCAAACGTAACATTTAAAGATGAAGGACTTTATAGATGTTTCGTCTATGAAGATCAAGTCTCTACAAAAAGATTTAAAGTAAAGGTTTTGG GATCTCCAAAAATAGATATGACTGAGCATGAGGGTAAAGCAGTCATCAAATGTACAACGGCAGCGAATGGCCACCCACCCAAACTCTCATGGCAAATTGGTGGTGTTGAAGTTGAAG CTGTACCCAATACCTGGCTGGAGGAAAGATCAAATAGGACGTTCGCAGTTAGCATCTTAACAATCAAAACCCATATCAGAGAAGCAACAGTGAAGTGCTTGGCGAAACACAGAGAgcttcaaaataaagtgatgaACTTCATCATCATTCAAAATCACT ctATTATATCTTCAACCACTTCGATTTATTCTACTAGAGATGACCTAAAAACCGAAACAATGATCACAGCCACTTCTCCTCCTGTCATCAGCAGTACAA CCCCTGTGGAACTATCGTCAATTTCAGAAAGTACTGGAGTGTTCGCAACAGAAGACACTACCTCAAAAAGTATACAAG TGGAAGAGCATTCTACAGAATTCGATATAAGCTTGACAA cACATGACATAACCTCTTCAGAGTCCAATTCTACTGATGGATTCTTGACAAACAATAGCACTAATATACAAG ATGATGGGGATAAAGACAGACAATACAATCAAAAGAAAAGCTCACCACTGCTGATCCTGCTGGTCACAACCCTTATCATCTGTTTGCTTATTGTAGTCATCTTCTTCCTGATAAGATTGCGAAAGACTCATATAGCCTGGAAAAAAg AGAATGAAGAATCGGACCAGTCTGTGGAAAGCAGCAAATCGAAAGCAAGTCATGAAGAAAAGCAGGCCCATGATAGGAGAAGACCAG GTTTTTGGAACTCAAACTTTACAGTATACAAAGTAGAAGAACCTCCTCAAAACACCACAGTTTCAGTCGCTACAATAGATGTGATCAACGAAGCACAAGACAATTCCAAAACGGCTTGTAACCAACAGGACAAAGCTTGTGTCAAGGAGACTGAACTTTAG